The nucleotide window GCAGTAGCATTGACAGCACTGGACCTAATGCCTTGAAGTGTTTCCCATGGGAAACTGAGTGGCCTAATTTGGTATTCTTGGTGCAGAGACTCAGGGGTTGGCCTGATGTGACATAAATCTACATACTGTACTTGAGTAACgttttattttaagaataattttgtaTTGGCTGACCTGTAGCATGCAGAGTATTTTTatgtccttttttattattttatagagAGGTTTCAAAAACTTCATATATAAGGATAGCCAAAACAGTTGTATCTTCCTTATGAGGCTCTTGGGACATTATCCCACTGCCAGTGAAGTTACAAGAATTTTGTTTCTGACTTCAGTGGATAAGATCACAGGTTTTGTGGGAGCTGGGGGAGTTAGGCTCTGAACTGGGAAGTGAATAATGCTCTGCTGATCTCCACTGGAGTTGAGCAGTAGGCTGGGGAAGTTAATACGCTTTGGTTAAAGTGCTGGAGGTGGTGAGTTTTGCCTTTGCGGGGGATGTGTGTGTCTGGGAGAAGACTGGCAAGCCCACTCTGATACCTCAGTTAACAGGAATGAGACTAAACTTCTACCTAGTATCCAGGGGGAAACATATGATCCTTCATTCTGGATTCATTTGTGTAGCAAAGGTACTGGCACAGAACTGGATATTCTTTATTTAAAGGAGAGAGTTTTAATGAGCGCTACTTTATTTCTACAGGGCTCTAGTCTTTAGATAAAAATCATCTATTTTACTCAACATTTTTCAGCAATGCATATTTAATGTGGTCCTAATGCCTAAGAAAGGGTTTGtatgagggggaagaaaagaaacatttattttaaagaagcaaGATATTTACTTTTCAAAGCCGAGTCACTGAATTTATGGTGCAAGAAGTTGTCTCAAAGACACAtatgtcttcattttattttttatgctgtACCACAACtaattttgagtggcaagacaactGTTTACAAGCCATGGAGCATTTATGAATGTGTGCAACAAAGATGTTCTATAGCTCTGTTGCTATCTGGAAAGAATATCTGGTAGCTACTGGAATAAAAACTAATTTCTCACATGATTCTCTTTGATAGCAGTTTTGCTGCATCATCAGGTGCTTAACACTAAAGGCAGCATGGTTCGGTCGTACAAAAAGAGGTTGTGGGTCGTTCTTCGTGCCGATCATTTCATGACGCTCAGAACATCACAGTGTCAGTGCTGTAATTCCCCTCTGTAGCTGCATGCAGAGCTCTGTCAGAGAGCTTTCCTTGCAAAGGCTTTTGGTTCTTGCATGAAAAATACTCTGTAAGTGTTAATATTACTCCTTTTACTTTGTCGTGGAATATCTATCCAAGCAATATAGCTGCTTTCAGCACCACATCACTTCCCAGTATGTATCTGCCACCTGATGCAATAATCCTTTGTCTGGAATATCGAAACGGGTAGCTGCAGAATATATTGAAACGCCAGAGTAGTGAAGTTATAATTTTGTCCGGGAAACTAGTAGAAGAGCTGAGAACACTTCTAACAGGAAGGAAACTCCTCTGCATATAAGCAGATTTGTTAAGACATGGTTTTGGGGTGTTGCAGAAAGAACGTTTGTCGACTTGACAAGTGTTTTGTGGTTGGATCCTCAGAAATCCAGAGCTGCTCTGCTAACACCATTCTGCAGGTCGTGGCATTACTGAGTGAAACAGGGAGCAGGTAAAAATAGTAAAGATGCGGATGTGAGGGTATGATTTGGGTTAATGGGTCAAATTAACCCATGTTTCACACATAAGGTGTGAAAAATACCGGCTAAGGAAGAGGCCTACCCTTCCAGTATAGTGAAGGGAAGTATCTGGGCTGGACGCAGTAGCAGAAAAGGCACTGTAGCTTGCAGTCCTGCACGGGTGAGTGAGCGAGTTGTGACTAAAGCAGCCCAGGGCACCTATGGAGAGTTTTGCAAGTCATCGGCACCTTTTGGATTCTACGGTTTGCCTATCACTGAAATTGATTTCATACCATTGTGTGCTTTTTGTAAGCGTTCTTAATagcatttcatttaattttgcgACTTCAAGACACAAAGCAGAAGTACGAAGAGTGCAGCACACAGCAACCTCCTGAAGAAGTCTTGCTCCACTGCTCTACCCCCTCCTCCAGTTAATAACAGCTGAATTATGCATGTCAGGAGAAGGTCTTTTGCCCACCTGTTTTAGAGAGCAATGCCTTAGTCGTGCCTAACACCATTGATTAACTGTGCACTGGTACACAGAGATGATAAGTACAAGGTTCTGGAGTGTGCTGAGTAAATTCAAAAGAGATCGGGGACAAGGAACAGACCCAGCCCTAATCCTAGTCAGCGAAACAAGGGGAAAGTGCCTACTATTTGAATACATTTGGATACTATATCAAATACTATAtataccttttttccccctttcttagACTAAAGTGTGTCAGTTAAGAGTTGGGGCCCTGAAAGGATTTCTAGACAGAGGACAGGAGAGCCAGCAGTCTATTTTGCAACAGCAAGATGTGGATTTTTTCACTGTTCTGACTGACACAATGGCAACTCCTTGTGAACCTCAGCTCTGTGTGACACCACGTGCTCGCCACGCTGAAGCGAGGGTGTTGGGGGTTACAGGTGCTCAGTCTGTGTCAGGTCAGAGCCCACAGCCCTGGGCTTAGCCCTTCAGCTCACCCAGCACCTCTGCCAGCACGCAGTCTGCTGTGGTGGAGGCTCTCAGCCTATCGCCTCACTGATGCCATGGACACAATTTATATGAGAGATAAAATCATATTGTGACAAGCAATAAATTCTCCACTCAGGTGTCTTAAGCAACGGCTCATTAAACCTCCCAGGAAAGACCAGAAGCTTTGAAATAACTTCTCAAAGGGAAAACTGGCACTCTTTCAAGAAACTTGCTGGTTTCTTACTTTGCTTCTGCCCTGTGACCATAATGTTTTTAATGGACTGGTCTGATCTGTGTTCACTGAGCAGTGTCAGTAGCTATGCTGGCTTCTGCTAGCTAAGGATATGCTCTACTGcattcacatttgctttttttctccaaagttcCTTCAATGATTCAAAATGCAGGAGGGAATCTACTTTATCAGGGGATCATGACCTACTAGCTACATATCTAGTACTACTACTGGTACCGTATGTTGAAATTACATTGCTATCCACAGGTTTGTATTTCTGCAATAGTTGGAAACTTGCTCTATGTGGTAAACTTTCTTTAAGAGCCAGCACAAGGACTTAAACTTCAGTAGCCAAAGAGAACTTTGCTCgcaattttccttctgtttggaaTTTTCCACATCCTTAATATTAGCTTTATGCAGATCTTGAATCGTAAAAAATTTTAAGTTTATGATACAAGAAGCTAGAAATTATAAAGTTTTCCTGCAATATCTTAAGGAGTTGTCTTGCAGTAAAGATTCTAGTCTAAATGATACTACACATTCACTGAAATTATAATTTTATAACGCTTCACCAGGACCAAGTTGCTGAACTCAGTTTAGTTTTCAACAGCAGTCTCTCAAAATATTCGCTTGCCACTCAGTTAGAAATGTCTTGGTGGGGTAACTAAGTAAACACAAACACGGAACGTTAATAAaggctttttctcccttttttgtttttccatctttttccatATTTAGGCTGCCAGATTGTGTCTCAGGGAAATGAATTTTGGACAGATATTTTTGAGAGCTTCGTAATTCAATGCCTTGAGATAGCGCCCTGCAGAGGTAGTGCTAGCATTAAAGGCTATATAAGCAAATTTCACAAGGGCTCGGGAGCACAGGGCAATGCATTAAGGCTACATCAAATGCTTTGGTGGGATTTTGAAGTTGCAGGTGAACAAAGTGGCTGCCAAGAGCTCACATGGAGATCTCCCGAAATGCCTGAACTAAGACCTGTTGAAAGCAGCGAGAACCTTTCTGGGGGGATCCGTGGGCTTCGTGTGTTTGCTCTGGGGGCTTGAGCAGTGATGGCTGAGCTGGGAACTAGACCTTTTTCAGCTCCCCAGAGCTCAGGGGAGTTTTGCACCTCATCGCTAGGTCAGGTTCATTTCCGTTTAAGAAACCTAGTAACGCCGGGAGTCCTGCTGTATCATAGCCCGAACAGTGAACTAAGCCAGAACATTGCAGTGCTGAAACTCTGCTTGTGTTCTTATCCAGGATTTTTGTTAAAGCACcctgtaaaaatgtttctgcaatTCAATTCAAACAAAGACCATGAAGGGGGATTTAACATATAAACCCTGAAGCTACTGTCCCCTGGTTTGCCATCTGGCCGCCACGGAGAAGCACTGCCAGGTGAGCAGACTTCCTGCAGGCTGCACGCTTACAAAGTTTCAGCACGACCCTTTGAAAAAGCCAACATCAGAAGTAAATGACTTTCACTGCCCTTCCTTTCATCTGTGTGCTGAAGTTCTCAAAATCATACCTGCTTTCCattcctctgatttttttctgtgatacctGTGAAGTCACCCTCTTCGTCCCCCTCCCCTCGCAGTCCCTTGACTACCCACTTACCTAGCGGCAGAACAATGAAGAAGGGCAGCCAGCACAGGATGAACATGCCAACCACAATTCCCAACGTCTTggctgccttcttttctctagAGAATTTAAGAAGTTTGACAGCTAAGGAGTTCCTGGGATTGTGACCCTTGGATTTGGCGCTGTTCAATGTGTCCTCATGAATGTTTCTGTAATGAATCCGTAAAGTCAGCTCCTTGGAGTTGGACATTTCTTTCATAACCCCAGCCTCCAGGTTTTTAGTAGTCCTTTTTGCCACTATGTAGACCCGACAGTACATCACGAGGATGACGATTAAAGGGATGTAAAAGGACcccaaggaagaaaacaaagcgtAGAATGGTTCTTCAGTGATGCGGCACTCTTTATCGTCCTTGGGTGCTGGTTCTTTCCACCCCAGCAGAGGCCCGACAGAAATCACCATGGAAAGGACCCAGACGCCCAGCAGAGCTAAAATCGCCCTTCTTCTGGTTACCAGAGTTGGATACTGGAGGGAATAACGAACCCCTATGTATCTATCTATAGAAATTGCACATAGACTTAAAATGGAAGCCGTACAGCACAGCACGTCGACTGCTGCCCAGATGTCACAAAATATCCTCCCCAAAACCCAGTAGCCGAGGATCTCCAGTGTCGCAGAGAACGGGAGGACAGTGAAACTCAGCAACAGGTCTGCTATTGCGAGGTTAACGATGAAATAGTTTGTAGGGATTCTTAAATGTCTATTGCAAGCAACAGAGAGAATTACCAGGATATTTCCGATGATAGCAAAGAGTATGAAGGCGCCGAGGATGAGCCCCACCGCTACCGCCCTGCTGGTGTCCGAGGCAGGGGTCCCCAGGCTGCCGGCGGTCCCGTCCGAGCGGTTTGCCGAGAGGCTGCCGTTCGCGAGCGCGGGCGCCTCCGAGGAGTTGGGCTTATCGCCGGCGTAGGTGCTCATCTTAAAGCTCATCCTCCATAGCCAGGTGCGGCTGGGTGCCCCGCACGGCGCGCGCAGACGCGGCCGGGTCAGCGGGAGTCACCTCGCTGCCCGGGGCGGTGCTGCGGGGCTCATCTCCCCGCCAGCCCTCGGCTGCCAGCGGCTGCGGCTCCGCGCCGGCGGCTCCCGCGCTcgcccggctccggctgcggtCCGGCTGCGGGTCCGGCTGCGGGCGGCTCGCGTGGCTGCGgctgcgggcggcgcggcggggcgggggcgcggcggcccTGCGGCGCGGGACGGGCTGCCtgcgcgcccccgcccgcccggggaCCCCGCGGCGCTAGGGGGCGGTGCGGCTCGCGCGCGGTGCGGTGCGGCGGCGGGCAGCAGCGCGCGGTGCGATGCGGTGCGGCGCGGTGCGGTGGAGCCGGGGGGCCCAGCGGCCGCTGCCCTTTGCTCGCCGAGGggccgtggggggtgtcggggacCCGCGCGGGCGGTGTGCCGTGCTGGGGAGCCGGCCGGCGCCGCTGCCCGGCCCCAGAAATCCCGGGCTGCTTCACAGAGCCCGTACGCGGGGGCGGCGTGCGGACATCCGCGGAGCGGCTTGTTCCTCACCGCAAACTCTCGGTTCGGAACGAAGAAGTAACAGGTGATGGAAATCCCTGCTCAGATCCGTGCGCTTGTTCGGCACTCCCGCGCACCGGGCACCTCCGCGGCTGCGGCTCCTCCGCGCTGCCGGCATCGCCCTGCTGGGCACCCGCACCCACAGCCCGGGGGAAGGCAGCGGGCGGTATCTAGCAGCCTTCTCAAGGCACCCTTTGTGCTGGAGTGCGTTCCCGTATCTTTGCTAAGGGCTGTCAGATCGCTGAGACTGTTGTTAACTCATCGTAGCTCTGGGAAGACCTACAGGAAAAAGCAAGTAACAACAGATTTAGTTTTTAAATAATAGCCTTTAAAGTTGAAAACGGTGGTTTCTTGGCTTTTTCATTTTGTGTAGCTTTGGGTCACCAGGTGGGGAGAAATCTCAGATCCTTAGAGCTCCatgccattaaaaacaaaaagtgaaataTTAGCTGAACATGGAACTGCCAAAATACTGTTCTCAACTTTCTGTCATCAGATTATGCCCTACAGCTGCAGTATTCTGAGTTACTGTATATTGATTTTCCTGTTACAAAGTGtactgtgtttaaaataaaaggttCATTTTTAAGAAGGCAGCTATGGCTGAACATTGCAGCTGGGTGCTGCTTTTGAGGACAAACCATGTAAACAAAAGCTCTGGTCAAATTTTATTTGAGGAGTGTATGGCAGATGTTTGTACAGCCCTTCCCGACACCAGGGACTGTAGCAAAGCACTATCATTCAAAAACTTCTCTTTGAAACATTTACAAGAATGACATGATAACATGTCATGGAGTCACTGAAGGGAAGAGGAGCAAACACTCGGTTTATGAGCTtagcctcagctctgctgcctctgctctctccgAGGCAGAGCTTTCGTTGCTAATAAAAGCAGTTAGCAGCCTGTGAGTTTGGACACGTATCCCTTCTCTCTTACCATTCCTGCTGGACTCCACGTAACCAACTCCCTGTTTTGCTTGtgatttctgattttatttctccGCCTGCTCTGTGTAACCCACGAGTTCCTCGGGCGCGGGGCTCTCGCGTTTGGACGGCGCAGACCTGCTGCCGGGAGGTGTGACTACAGCTGTGCGCAGCTGGGGCACCCGGCCCGCTGCCACCCGCTGCTGAGCTGGGGCAGCgccgagggcagcagcagcagctgcctgctgggcgTCCTGGTGGGACGCACAGCCTGCGGTGAAACCTGCATCTTCCCACTCCGGCCGCTTGAGCCAAGCTGGTAAGGCTGGTTTGGTTAGCTCATTAGGTCTAGACATGATCACTGCAAAAtgtggagaggctggagaagaaATGATCAGTGAGGGAGTAAACCggtcttctttatttttttggctgGCAACGTGTGGGATGTGCCCAGCCTGCAGGCAATAACAGAGTGGCCTGGAGCCCCTCCTTGGCTTTGGCCACTCCGCTTTAGGATTTTGTAGCCCCGAGGAACCAGATCTTTCAACAGCCTTTCAACAGCCACTTCCAGGAGTCAGCTGGTTCCAGCTTGCTGGCAAGGTCCAGGACTCCatgccagcagcagaggcaggaaagggcagagggaagggaatgGGGATCCTAGCTGGTAGTGGTTGGACTAAAACACGTGTTTCTTTGCTCAGTGTATCTTGCTGGCGGGAGTTCTTGGACCAGTCCCCTTCCCTTCCTACTGCTGCTCTCTGTGCCCCTCTAGATGAAACAACAGACAGAGAAGTCCCATTCTAGGGGACAAAGAGGAAGACAAAGCTACTGCTCGTCTCTTACAGCCCCGCTGAGAAGTCCGACAGGTTTTCACAGCTCTGTTTTCCAGTCTGTGTATTAACATACTGACTGAATAGTCCTGAGGCTCAGCTGATTAAAGTTCACAAATTGCTTGGAGATCTTCAGTGGCAGGTGCCATAATAAAGCAGAGTGTGCTGAAGCCTAGGCATGAACGTTAACTATTGACCTACCTTTGGATGAGCGATAGAATAGATACCGTGAAAAACAGGCTACTTTTTCTGCCAAGTTCAAGGTAGCACTTCAAGCTAGTGTGATCAGAAACACCCGATCAGAGACATGCAGATCATATTCATTGCAGAGTTACTTTCATTCAGATGAATCATAGTTTTCAATGGAAAAGTAAATCTAATAGCTTGGAGATTCTGCTCAATATTATTTCAGTAATGATGTACAGCAAGACAGGATGCCCTTTAGCAGTTCAATGTGCTTCTCCTGAGAGCTTGCTGAAGCAGCAAAGACTAGATACAGAACATACATTTGAACAAACACGGAGAACATCTTCATGTGTTCTTAGACTAGTTCAAAATGTGAAATATGCTGAacttttaaagttaattttgttATATTAGATAAACGATGCAAAAGGAGTCCTGTTGTCATGGCTCAGTTTGTAAAGAGCCATGTTCCTTTTATTCTTCTATTACAAAGTAATGTTAAAAATATGTATGGGCATTTTAATCTGATaacagaaacacagcagaagcACTTCCAGAGCACTTTTGCAACACTGGTGAGTAACAGTACAGCCCACTCCTAATTGGGCATGGGAGTCTGAGCTGACATAGAATTTACATGAGTAAATCTACATACAGTTTTATATAATTCCTCTTAATTCCTTGGTTTAATTGGAAACCCTGATAACTCAGAGTAATCAATAAACAGATATGACTGAAGAAAACCAAGGCTGTAGTGTCAAAAATAGTTTAGCTTATTCACTCTGACTTGAGCAGTGTCGTGAACATGCTATTGTATTTGATACAAGTGTTTGTGTCATGCAAGCACAAACCGGAAAGCCTTCCTCCCATGAAAGGAGTGTGAAAAGCACGACGCAATGCGGAGGGCGTTGGATGCACCTGTAGAAATATCTCACTTCTCTGCCACCGTCTCTGATACTAAAACGTTCCCAAGAAGTGGAGCGAGGGGGTGGGCTTGGGGAAGGATTTCTGTATGATTGTGGGTGTGTGTGGAGGCTCATGGGATACACAAACTGTGTCTGCAGCTCAGAGAAAATGTGCGTGAGACTCTGATTGTTTGGCGCTGGATTATTTTCTTCATCAAACAGCTTCTTTGTGGATGGTGTCAGTCATTAAAAACATAATGATAAAAGGATGAAACCTTTGTCTGTTGTAGGTAGAAGCTTCAGTGTTAGTCACCTAGCTACACTTACTTTGTTGCTTGTTTTATTAATGACAGATGGTGCAAAATTACTGTTTTGGTACAAACGTTCTTTCTgaagtcttctttctttctctaagGACCCCTGGACAACACTTAGAATCCACAGACAGCGTGATCcacaaaatttctttctttcatctccATTACTGCTGGTTAGCAGATCTTTGTCCTTGATAGAAAACCTCTTTGGCTTAGCCAGAGTTGTGCAAGATTTCCATGGACATTGGCAATACCCAGGATTACAGTTTCCTTACATGTCATGGTTAAGCAGAAGCTAGTTTCCTCCGAATGTGCGCACACACACTCTGAACCTCAGGAAAGGGTTGATTTCCGTGGCAAGAAGagacaaaatgcatttcaaaTGCTAATTTTCAGTTATGATATTTAAAAACTCGTGGTTTTATTTTCAGAGTAAGAAAAATGTATCATAGGATTGTATTAAAAGCTAAGGTTATTAGCTTGAACTTGCCAAAAGAAGATTGCAAACATTTGCAATTTTGAATAATCTTTTCTTCTGCCGTGATTCAGTGCTTATCACTTTTATGTAAATAGAATTTAAAGagcattttctaaataaaatgtaGTCAATTAACTGAAATACTGTGCTTTATATCTTGTCACTGGCTCTTAAATCCTTTTCCAGATTTAGGTTTTGTGTGCCTGCTTCCCACACTAAACCATGTTTTTTCTCACACTCCTTTAGCTGTGCATTGCTGCTAGAGCTGTGCTGAACACCCCTGAAATTGCCCATTACTGTTATAGGCTCTATCTCAGAAACAGTCTTCATGAGGATGATGTCAGCTGAGCTTTTTTGGGAAGAGGGTAAAGGACTATGTCTTTAGGACTGGTAAAAAGTCAGTATTTGGAAGTCTGGAAACAGTACATCCCTGctttaaagagagagaaaataacgCAGCTTCTCTCTCTCCAGCAGCGGGAGGAACgagtgtgtgtctctgtgtgtagTTTTCAGCTCAGAGATGCTTGGGAAGCTGATGGACCCACTTTATGCtgtcagtctttaaaaaaatgtcactgagcaattgaatttaaaaacaaaaacaacccgaCATGCCCATGTGGAATTCAGAGTACTGCGAATTACGTCCTCCCTGAGGACAGACCTAGGTGTTGCAGATCTCTCGGGCAGCTGTGGGGGATGCTGCTCTCCCAGTGCAAACGGCACTTTGTCAGAAATTGCAGGGCCCGCTGGGTCACAGGTTCCCCTCAGGCTGCCAGCCTGGCCGCACTGCGGTCGTTCCGCAGGTGCTCCGAGCGGAGGAGCTTTGGACAGACGGacactgttttgtgtcttctgcaCTGAGGCTCTAACCTGTCTTTCACAAAGTACACAGTTTGCAACCAAACACGGCACTAAGCAGACCCGCAAAGAGCAAGGAGAGGGGGAGGACCTGGGAAGagctcttcttctttctctgtgtatCACAGCAAAGTATGACCATAGCATCCAGGAAGCACAGATGACTGCAAGGTGTTTCGCCCTCCCCAAAACAAGAGAAGACAAGAGTAACGAGGTGCCCTATCTgattctctctgccttttctctaTGCTTTATCTAAACTGCGCATTCTTTCCATTTATCTGTCTGCCTCCATTTTTTTGATCACATGGTTGATgaccatttgctgtcttttgccaccccatcctctcctccctggagttggggaggaaggagagggcagAGCACTACTGCTCAGAAGACGGTTTCGTATCAGCTTCATGCAGCTCCAGTGGCCCCTCTGGCCTGCACACTCTCCTGCTGCAAAAACAAAGCATCGCTTAGCCAGTA belongs to Opisthocomus hoazin isolate bOpiHoa1 chromosome 23, bOpiHoa1.hap1, whole genome shotgun sequence and includes:
- the ADRA1B gene encoding alpha-1B adrenergic receptor, which produces MSFKMSTYAGDKPNSSEAPALANGSLSANRSDGTAGSLGTPASDTSRAVAVGLILGAFILFAIIGNILVILSVACNRHLRIPTNYFIVNLAIADLLLSFTVLPFSATLEILGYWVLGRIFCDIWAAVDVLCCTASILSLCAISIDRYIGVRYSLQYPTLVTRRRAILALLGVWVLSMVISVGPLLGWKEPAPKDDKECRITEEPFYALFSSLGSFYIPLIVILVMYCRVYIVAKRTTKNLEAGVMKEMSNSKELTLRIHYRNIHEDTLNSAKSKGHNPRNSLAVKLLKFSREKKAAKTLGIVVGMFILCWLPFFIVLPLGSLFSALKPPETIFKVIFWLGYFNSCLNPIIYPCSSKEFKRAFIQILKCQCHRRKQLGWWAYSYRNWNRCSFEHPRKDSLEDSGSFLSGSQRTLSSASPSPGYLSKITHPHMEMCTFQEWKNSSSFLSPLRESSRQKDPCQFFTFNLLTERNGHVPAGSQASSHGDHEAICDTLNGKTDCRANTMLE